A region from the Pungitius pungitius chromosome 16, fPunPun2.1, whole genome shotgun sequence genome encodes:
- the vps51 gene encoding vacuolar protein sorting-associated protein 51 homolog, with translation MDGEEDGLVALSESEESSRKRRVHGMLKLYYGMNEEGKAAEQAKSLDPCDINGPHFDHEVFLNKLRRECSLAELMDQETCMVKQIRSLDSDMQTLVYENYNKFISATDTIRKMKNDFKKMEDEMDGLSANMAAITDFSASISGTLQDQHAQITKLSGVHTLLRKLQFLFELPARLNKCLELQAYAQAVRSHRRARCVLQQYSHLPSFKGIQDDCHAIMDKLAQELRQKFRDGGSSAKDLSECVELLLQLDEPAEELCDKFLSHARSRLELELQGLEAEITPYPSGTAIQDAPARRLPSAAACGSPTDKLPKTGAIPSPTSNTDILEFIDRGCNEFVSSLCLVITSYQELFITHARTGELASKNIPQMANAKLNAFVDDLAARYFSLVERRIQEEKGVGDNSLLVRALDRFHRRLQAVTKLLPGSAVPHQGTEIVMRAATERVKQYLSALQSFYMDSLTDVRQALATPRLAGASGAGGGAHFGGAASGRDAPTSLPELLSSLSASILNQIKSVLASVHLFTAKDITFSNKPYFKGEFCSQGVRESLVVSFIKFVCQSSRQFCDNAGDKGGSTPPALLLLLSRLCLDYETSTITYILTLTDEQFLVQHHSPVTPVTTLCAEAREAAQKLLNHYVKVQGLIISQMLRKSVETRDWVNTIEPRNVRAVMKRVVEDTTSIDVQVGLLYEEGVRKAHSSDSSKRTFSVYSSSRQQARYAASYTPSAPMDTNLLSNIHKLFSERIDIFSSVEFNKVSVITGIIKISLKTFLECVRLRTFGRFGLQQIQVDCHYLQMYLWRFVSDENLVHFLLDEIVGSSAHRCLDPAPMEQSVIEVICERG, from the exons ATGGACGGAGAGGAGGACGGACTGGTGGCGCTGTCAGAGTCGGAGGAATCCAGCAGGAAGCGCAGGGTACACGGCATGCTGAAGCTCTACTACGGGATGAACGAGGAGGGAAAGGCCGCGGAGCAGGCCAAGTCCTTGGATCCCTGCGACATCAACGGGCCGCATTTTGACCACGAAGTATTCCTCAACAAG CTGAGGAGGGAGTGCTCCCTTGCAGAGTTGATGGACCAGGAGACCTGCATGGTCAAGCAGATCCGCTCTTTGGACAGTGACATGCAGACGCTGGTCTACGAAAACTACAATAAGTTCATATCTGCTACAG ACACCATAAGAAAGATGAAGAACGATTTCAAAAAGATGGAGGATGAAATGGATGGCTTGTCTGCCAACATGGCGGCAATAACAGATTTCAGTGCTAGTATCAGTGGTACACTGCAAGACCAACATGCGCAGATTACCAAACTCTCAG GGGTTCACACTCTGTTAAGGAAGCTGCAATTTCTCTTTGAACTGCCTGCCAGATTAAATAAGTGTCTGGAGCTGCAGGCCTATGCTCAGGCGGTGAGATCGCACCGCCGGGCCCGCTGTGTGCTGCAGCAGTACAGCCACCTGCCCTCCTTCAAGGGAATCCAGGACGACTGTCACGCCATCATGGATAAACTGGCACAGGAGCTTCGACAGAAGTTCAG GGATGGAGGGTCAAGCGCTAAAGATTTATCTGAgtgtgtggagctgctgctACAGTTGGACGAGCCAGCCGAGGAGCTCTGTGATAAATTCTTGAGCCATGCGAGGTCTCGCCTAGAGTTGGAGCTCCAGGGTCTGGAAGCGGAGATAACACCGTACCCGTCCGGCACTGCCATACAAGATGCTCCTGCACGCAGGCTGCCGTCGGCTGCAGCCTGCGGATCTCCGACCGATAAACTCCCTAAAACGGGAGCGATCCCTTCTCCCACCTCAAACACCGACATCCTGGAATTCATTGACAGGGGTTGCAACGAGTTTGTCAGCAGCTTATGTTTAGTCATAACATCCTATCAAGAACTGTTCATCACCCACGCTCGGACGGGCGAGCTCGCGTCCAAAAACATCCCCCAGATGGCGAATGCCAAGTTGAACGCCTTTGTGGACGATCTGGCTGCCCGGTATTTCTCGCTGGTGGAGCGGAGGATTCAAGAGGAGAAAGGGGTCGGGGATAACTCCCTCCTGGTCCGCGCACTCGACCGCTTCCACCGAAGACTTCAGGCTGTAACCAAACTGCTGCCGGGCTCCGCCGTGCCGCACCAGGGGACAGAGATTGTGATGCGGGCCGCAACGGAGCGCGTCAAGCAGTACCTCTCCGCCCTGCAGAGCTTCTACATGGACAGCTTGACGGACGTGCGGCAGGCCCTGGCGACGCCTCGGCTTGCTGGTGCCTCAGGGGCCGGAGGGGGAGCCCATTTCGGGGGGGCGGCCTCCGGCAGAGATGCTCCGACCAGCCTGCCAGAGCTGCTCTCCTCCCTATCAGCCTCCATTCTCAATCAGATTAAGTCAGTGTTGGCGTCAGTGCATCTCTTCACAGCAAAGGACATTACATTCTCCAATAAGCCGTACTTTaag GGGGAATTCTGCAGCCAGGGTGTACGTGAGAGCCTGGTGGTGAGCTTCATCAAGTTTGTCTGCCAGTCTTCTCGGCAGTTTTGCGACAATGCCGGAGACAAAGGAGGCTCGACTCCTCCGGCCCTTCTGTTGCTGCTGTCTCGCCTGTGCCTGGACTACGAGACCTCTACTATCACCTACATACTTACTCTCACAGATGAACAGTTCCTTGTGCAG CACCACAGTCCTGTAACACCCGTCACGACTTTGTGTGCAGAAGCCAGGGAGGCAGCACAGAAACTCTTAAACCATTATGTAAAG GTTCAAGGACTGATAATCTCCCAGATGTTAAGAAAGAGCGTTGAAACGCGGGACTGGGTCAACACCATTGAGCCTCGCAATGTCCGCGCTGTGATGAAGCGAGTCGTAGAGGATACCACCTCGATTGACGTGCAG GTTGGTCTGTTGTACGAGGAAGGTGTGAGGAAAGCCCACAGCAGTGACTCCAGCAAAAGGACTTTTTCCGTCTACAGCAGCTCGAGGCAGCAAGCTCGCTACGCCGCCAGCTACACGCCAAG TGCTCCCATGGATACTAATCTACTGAGCAACATACACAAACTGTTTTCTGAGAGGATTGACATCTTTAGCTCCGTTGAGTTCAACAAG GTCTCCGTCATAACTGGAATTATAAAAATCAGTTTAAAGACGTTCCTGGAGTGTGTTCGCCTGCGCACCTTCGGCCGTTTCGGGCTGCAGCAGATCCAGGTTGACTGCCACTACCTGCAGATGTACCTGTGGCGGTTTGTCTCCGACGAGAACCTGGTACACTTCCTGCTGGATGAGATAGTGGGAAGCTCCGCCCACCGCTGCCTGGATCCTGCCCCGATGGAACAGAGTGTGATCGAAGTCATCTGTGAGCGGGGTTAA
- the rom1a gene encoding rod outer segment membrane protein 1a, with protein MVVMKMKFPFEKRVKLAQGLWLLSWCTTVAGAITFSLGCILKTELRRRAEVMDNSDIHLVPNTLVIVGLASLGINYFATRVCQDALDAGRFPRWKTMLKPYFAVSAFFTVLMLLAVIMSYAMKGSLESSLKVGLKNGIRFYKDTDTPGRCFLKQNIDRLQMEFQCCGNNDFRDWFEVQWISNRYLDFSSKEVKDRVKSNVDGRYLVDGVPFSCCNPSSPRPCIQYQLTNNSAHYNYEYQTEELNIYLRGCREALVNYYMGLMNAIGAGVMSVFLLQGSVLVSLRLLQTAMEAVAGNENTEIETEGYLLEKSVKETVMEYIEPVMKFFLLTNQVEEGDPGNPASA; from the exons ATGGTGGTCATGAAGATGAAGTTCCCCTTTGAGAAAAGGGTGAAGCTAGCCCAAGGACTGTGGCTGCTCTCCTGGTGTACCACAGTTGCTGGTGCTATCACCTTCAGCCTGGGCTGCATCCTGAAGACAGAGCTCCGGAGGAGGGCAGAG GTAATGGATAACTCAGATATACATCTTGTGCCCAACACCCTCGTGATTGTTGGTCTGGCGTCCTTGGGCATCAACTACTTTGCCACGAGGGTCTGCCAGGATGCTCTGGATGCGGGCCGGTTTCCTCGCTGGAAGACCATGCTGAAGCCCTATTTTGCTGTTTCTGCCTTCTTCACTGTCCTCATGCTGCTAGCCGTCATCATGAGCTATGCTATGAAGGGCAGCCTGGAGTCATCCCTTAAGGTTGGCCTGAAGAACGGCATCCGCTTCTACAAGGACACAGACACCCCGGGGCGCTGCTTCCTGAAACAGAACATTGATCGGCTGCAGATGGAGTTTCAGTGCTGTGGAAACAATGATTTCAGGGACTGGTTTGAGGTCCAGTGGATCAGCAACCGCTACCTTGATTTCAGCTCCAAGGAAGTGAAGGA CCGGGTTAAGAGCAACGTGGATGGGCGTTACTTGGTAGATGGAGTCCCGTTCAGTTGCTGCAACCCCAGCTCTCCGCGGCCATGCATCCAGTACCAGCTAACCAACAACTCGGCTCACTACAACTATGAATACCAAACCGAGGAGCTCAATATCTACCTCAGAGGCTGCAGGGAGGCCCTGGTCAACTACTACATGGGCCTTATGAACGCAATCGGGGCTGGAGTAATGTCAGTCTTCCTCTTACAG GGCTCTGTGCTGGTGAGCCTGCGGTTACTACAGACTGCCATGGAGGCAGTGGCCGGGAATGAGAATACAGAGATTGAGACAGAAGGGTACTTGTTGGAGAAATCGGTGAAAGAAACCGTCATGGAGTACATCGAACCTGTGATGAAGTTCTTCCTGCTCACAAACCAGGTGGAAGAGGGAGATCCTGGAAACCCTGCTTCCGCTTAA
- the si:dkey-273o13.3 gene encoding repetin isoform X1 has protein sequence MEKYLQSLHPHPHTRGIKGHKTEMSDHQEKDSKHRKTANSKSQQIKQHSQNQGTRHRSDDNACYGVTHSTALEGIFSDHQPDHQRQRDDDKTHHPHHSHHEQNHRHASLSESLLSFSTVSSSSSFSSSSTSPSSSPSTPSSSSSFSSSPSSSSFSSSTPSYNSSSLSSSSSTSSSSSSLSSETSNKCSEGHPSEKPHHSQSCTDISKKHNYFENEDNDTAPLIDKRGHQNRHSAKQEKGKSSHSGPTHGTLKNRQRTKRGSGNYECFRKAKSMEALNRPKEREWHGNQDEIEQERGKGEAKKNLTKEKMKFSAFLNEITRQVLSPMRLTTLGVTNAHGFCRTGQVSVRSSKGVGSTEKHTQQRSRHASAESVTSSEHSHTSKHSGLYPSKSFHHHHRSPDSPHRMDHSPGSCVDISCLKRHHSWSQNSQRRSHSPSYGHNHYHPRTDHHTSSHHHHGDSSCKQHHHGHRNSPVYPHKDHFSPTYHYDDHHHKNHDNTSHRRHSGDHHRGDHDHPNNKPREHHSAKMYQQHGNNHRSSFHHQHGDHQGHSQDHQHGNHHTPTHHHGDHHSSAHYRHSNQPNIEGPITPRHYGDHHSATIHHNHGVHQSGDHLHHHKVHHSEAHLHHHGYHHSTSCRHPHGDQSQDHKRHHGDHHSPHDQHHHYRDTSNHQVPHGDQHSKVHQHHHVKHQSKLNRHPQEDHHSPDLKHHHEEKHSKPLQYHHGDHHSVDHKHTHGEKPNLGHEHHHGEKHSEAHQHHHGDHHSKAHQHHHGNHHSPDHQHQHGDKQSEAQQHHHADHHSPDHQHHHGDKQGEGQQHHHADHHSPDHQHHHGDKQGEGQQHHHADHHSPDHQHHHGDKQSEAQQHHHADHHSPDHQHHHGDKQNEAQQHHHSDHHSPDHHRHHGDKHSPGHQHHHGDKQSEVHQHHHEDHHSPDHQHHHGGKHSPGHQHPHGDKQSEVHQHHHEDHHSPNHQHHHGDNHSQVHQHHHGDHHSKALQHHHGNHHSADHQPQLADHQHHHGDHHSETHQHHHGSHNTPGHQHHHGDHYSKSHSLGHPPESHINQPHSKNNDLDLDNNPQFPPFSSPPSPRQLECLSRKAGSPSITSSPSSHDEEETSFTGSSLHKEKEPEHGRIKNLQGENEVLHHSLLKTAVRMECLGEEFLSSQKLLEAELQRTRVELNNLTERFKRLHDNCSSTQQTNNLLEQKLHSVAQSMEGERERLNQRISALTEKLSDAKFANSVQPLSVTSELHKSDLHFQSDVAVDHMVHPITPPPVQFMDCHNNYEKEASLGPVLEEEESDWSERGDETPRFILTGSNRGEVWSHRGADVDKDSESGGEEIVRRHSPCPMQVPHFQFTIHNKDLSDGMSGEGTYMFTTSPNIGSAILIRSASLEEIPLARHHTQKELRGTEAMMDLHQQGHEVIKDLDNEIIHHWRSSNDRPIENRKSETDSSLATLESAERMLSQFICGSQPAEGQGHGRAGVHGRAGGVPDDALKGERTQL, from the exons ATGGAGAAATATTTGCAATCTTTACATCCTCATCCGCACACCAGAGGCATCAAAGGCCATAAGACTGAAATGAGCGACCATCAAGAAAAAGACAGCAAACACAGAAAGACCGCTAACTCAAAATCTCAGCAAATTAAGCAACATTCACAAAATCAAGGCACTCGTCATCGTTCAGATGATAATGCTTGCTATGG CGTCACTCATTCAACAGCGTTGGAAGGCATTTTTAGTGATCATCAACCCGACCATCAACGGCAGCGAGATGATGACAAGACTCATCATCCTCACCACAGCCATCACGAGCAAAACCATCGGCATGCTTCTCTTTCAGAATCTCTCCTGAGTTTCTCAACtgtttcctcttcatcctccttctcctcttcttctacttctccttcttcttctccatcaacaccttcctcttcttcctccttttcttcatctccttcttcttcttctttttcttcgtcAACACCCTCCTacaattcttcttctttgtcctcctcctcttcaacatcttcctcctcctcaagcCTGTCTTCTGAGACCAGCAACAAGTGCTCTGAAGGACATCCAAGTGAGAAGCCCCACCATTCACAGTCATGTACAGACATTTCCAAGAAGCACaactattttgaaaatgaagacaACGACACAGCCCCGTTGATAGATAAAAGAGGTCATCAAAACAGGCACAGTGCCAAACAGGAGAAAGGCAAGTCTTCTCACAGTGGCCCCACTCATGGCACCCTTAAGAACAGACAGAGGACCAAAAGAGGCTCAGGAAATTATGAATGTTTCCGCAAAGCCAAATCCATGGAGGCTCTCAATCGACCCAAAGAACGAGAATGGCATGGAAACCAAGATGAAATTGAACAAGAGAGGGGAAAAGGTGAAGCTAAGAAGAATTTGACAAAGGAAAAAATGAAGTTCTCTGCCTTCCTCAATGAGATCACTCGGCAGGTTCTCAGCCCAATGAGACTGACCACTCTTGGGGTTACAAATGCTCATGGATTCTGCCGTACAGGGCAGGTCTCTGTTAGATCTAGTAAAGGAGTAGGCagcacagagaaacacacacagcagaggagtCGGCATGCCAGTGCAGAGTCAGTTACCTCCAGCGAGCATTCCCATACCAGCAAACACTCTGGTCTTTATCCGTCTAAATCTTTCCACCACCATCACCGTTCTCCGGACTCACCCCATCGCATGGATCACAGTCCCGGAAGCTGCGTTGATATTAGCTGTTTAAAAAGACATCACTCATGGTCACAAAATTCCCAGCGTCGCTCCCATTCACCGTCCTATGGGCACAACCACTACCATCCCCGGACAGACCATCACACTTccagtcatcatcatcatggggACAGCTCATGTAAGCAACATCATCACGGACATCGCAACAGTCCTGTCTATCCGCATAAGGATCATTTCAGCCCAACTTACCATTATGATGACCACCATCACAAAAACCATGACAACACATCCCACCGCCGTCACTCTGGAGACCATCATCGTGGAGACCACGACCACCCAAATAACAAACCCAGAGAGCATCACAGTGCAAAAATGTAtcaacaacatggcaacaaTCATAGATCTTCTTTTCACCATCAGCATGGAGACCACCAAGGCCATAGTCAAGACCATCAACATGGCAACCACCACACCCCAacacatcaccatggagaccatCACAGTTCAGCTCACTACCGCCACAGCAACCAACCAAACATTGAAGGCCCTATAACACCACGTCACTACGGAGATCACCACAGCGCAACAATTCATCATAACCATGGAGTACACCAGAGTGGAGATCACTTACATCACCATAAAGTACACCACAGTGAAGCTCACCTGCATCACCATGGGTACCACCACAGTACATCTTGTAGGCATCCCCATGGAGACCAGAGTCAAGATCATAAGCGTCACCATGGAGACCACCACAGTCCACACGATCAGCATCACCACTATCGAGACACTTCAAACCACCAGGTTCCCCATGGAGACCAACACAGCAAAGTTCATCAGCATCACCATGTAAAGCACCAAAGTAAATTAAATAGGCATCCGCAGGAAGACCACCACAGTCCAGACCTTAAGCACCATCACGAAGAAAAGCACAGTAAACCTCTTCAGTATCACCACGGAGACCACCACAGTGTAGACCATAAGCATACCCATGGAGAAAAGCCCAATTTGGGGCATGAGCATCACCATGGAGAAAAGCACAGTGAAGCTCATCAGCATCACCATGGAGATCACCACAGTAAAGCTCATCAGCATCACCATGGCAATCACCACAGTCCAGACCATCAGCACCAACATGGAGACAAGCAAAGTGAAGCTCAACAGCATCACCATGCAGACCACCACAGTCCAGACCATcagcatcaccatggagacaagCAAGGTGAAGGTCAACAGCATCACCATGCAGACCACCACAGTCCAGACCATcagcatcaccatggagacaagCAAGGTGAAGGTCAACAGCATCACCATGCAGACCACCACAGTCCAGACCATcagcatcaccatggagacaagCAAAGTGAAGCTCAACAGCATCACCATGCAGACCACCACAGTCCAGACCATcagcatcaccatggagacaagCAAAATGAAGCTCAACAGCATCACCATTCAGACCACCACAGCCCAGACCATCATCGTCACCATGGAGACAAACACAGTCCAGGCCATcagcatcaccatggagacaagCAAAGTGAAGTTCATCAGCATCACCATGAAGACCACCACAGTCCAGACCATCAGCATCACCATGGAGGCAAGCACAGTCCAGGCCATCAGCATCCCCATGGAGACAAGCAAAGTGAAGTTCATCAGCATCACCATGAAGACCACCACAGTCCAAACCATCAGCATCACCATGGTGACAACCACAGTCAagttcatcagcatcatcatggAGACCACCACAGTAAAGCTCTTcagcatcaccatggcaaccaccacaGTGCTGACCATCAACCTCAACTTGCAGACCATCAGCATCACCATGGCGACCACCACAGTGAAACTCATCAGCATCACCATGGATCCCACAATACTCCGGGCCATCAGCATCACCATGGAGATCACTATAGCAAAAGTCATAGTCTGGGACATCCACCTGAATCGCATATTAACCAGCCCCATTCTAAAAATAATGATCTTGACCTTGACAACAACCCTCAGTTCCCTCCCTTCAGCAGTCCCCCTTCACCCAGGCAGCTGGAATGTCTTTCAAGGAAGGCGGGGTCACCAAGCATCACTAGCAGCCCTTCCAGTCATGATGAGGAAGAGACAAGCTTCACTGGCTCATCATTACATAAA GAAAAGGAACCCGAACATGGTAGAATCAA GAACCTTCAGGGGGAGAATGAAGTACTGCATCACAGTTTGCTGAAGACAGCAGTGAGAATGGAGTGTTTAGGAGAAGAGTTCCTGAGCAGCCAAAAGCTTCTGGAGGCAGAACTTCAGAGGACACGTGTTGAGCTTAACAACCTCACAGAGAGGTTTAAAAG ACTACATGACAACTGCTCCTCCACACAACAGACAAATAACCTTCTAGAGCAAAAGCTTCATTCGGTG GCTCAGAGTATGGAAGGAGAACGTGAGAGGTTGAACCAGCGTATTTCAGCTCTGACAGAGAAGCTCTCTGATGCTAAATTTGCCAATAGTGTGCAACCATTAAGT GTCACATCAGAGCTCCACAAAAGTGACCTCCATTTTCAGTCCGATGTTGCTGTTGATCACATGGTTCACCCCATCACTCCCCCTCCGGTACAGTTCATGGACTGCCATAATAACTACGAAAAGGAGGCATCCCTCGGGCcagttctggaggaggaggaatctgACTGGTCAGAGAGGGGCGACGAGACCCCACGATTTATCCTGACAGGATCAAACAGAGGTGAAGTATGGAGCCACCGGGGAGCGGACGTGGACAAAGATAGCGAGTCAGGGGGTGAGGAAATTGTCAGACGACACTCTCCATGCCCAATGCAGGTACCGCACTTCCAGTTCACCATTCACAACAAGGACCTGTCTGATGGCATGAGTGGCGAGGGCACATACATGTTCACCACGAGCCCGAACATCGGCTCTGCCATCCTGATCCGTTCAGCAAGTCTGGAGGAGATCCCCCTGGCCCGCCACCACACGCAGAAGGAGCTACGAGGCACGGAGGCCATGATGGACCTCCACCAGCAAGGGCACGAAGTGATCAAGGATTTAGATAATGAGATCATTCATCACTGGAGATCAAGCAACGACCGGCCAATAGAAAACAGGAAATCAGAGACAGATAGCAGCCTGGCCACCCTGGAGTCGGCCGAGCGAATGCTCAGTCAATTCATATGTGGATCGCAACCCGCTGAAGGTCAAGGGCATGGCAGGGCCGGGGTTCACGGCAGGGCTGGAGGTGTTCCAGATGACGCGTTGAAAGGGGAGCGAACACAGCTGTGA
- the si:dkey-273o13.3 gene encoding uncharacterized protein si:dkey-273o13.3 isoform X2 translates to MEKSPIWGMSITMEKSTVKLISITMEITTVKLISITMAITTVQTISTNMETSKVKLNSITMQTTTVQTISITMETSKVKVNSITMQTTTVQTISITMETSKVKVNSITMQTTTVQTISITMETSKVKLNSITMQTTTVQTISITMETSKMKLNSITIQTTTAQTIIVTMETNTVQAISITMETSKVKFISITMKTTTVQTISITMEASTVQAISIPMETSKVKFISITMKTTTVQTISITMVTTTVKFISIIMETTTVKLFSITMATTTVLTINLNLQTISITMATTTVKLISITMDPTILRAISITMEITIAKVIVWDIHLNRILTSPILKIMILTLTTTLSSLPSAVPLHPGSWNVFQGRRGHQASLAALPVMMRKRQASLAHHYIKKRNPNMVESRTFRGRMKYCITVC, encoded by the exons ATGGAGAAAAGCCCAATTTGGGGCATGAGCATCACCATGGAGAAAAGCACAGTGAAGCTCATCAGCATCACCATGGAGATCACCACAGTAAAGCTCATCAGCATCACCATGGCAATCACCACAGTCCAGACCATCAGCACCAACATGGAGACAAGCAAAGTGAAGCTCAACAGCATCACCATGCAGACCACCACAGTCCAGACCATcagcatcaccatggagacaagCAAGGTGAAGGTCAACAGCATCACCATGCAGACCACCACAGTCCAGACCATcagcatcaccatggagacaagCAAGGTGAAGGTCAACAGCATCACCATGCAGACCACCACAGTCCAGACCATcagcatcaccatggagacaagCAAAGTGAAGCTCAACAGCATCACCATGCAGACCACCACAGTCCAGACCATcagcatcaccatggagacaagCAAAATGAAGCTCAACAGCATCACCATTCAGACCACCACAGCCCAGACCATCATCGTCACCATGGAGACAAACACAGTCCAGGCCATcagcatcaccatggagacaagCAAAGTGAAGTTCATCAGCATCACCATGAAGACCACCACAGTCCAGACCATCAGCATCACCATGGAGGCAAGCACAGTCCAGGCCATCAGCATCCCCATGGAGACAAGCAAAGTGAAGTTCATCAGCATCACCATGAAGACCACCACAGTCCAAACCATCAGCATCACCATGGTGACAACCACAGTCAagttcatcagcatcatcatggAGACCACCACAGTAAAGCTCTTcagcatcaccatggcaaccaccacaGTGCTGACCATCAACCTCAACTTGCAGACCATCAGCATCACCATGGCGACCACCACAGTGAAACTCATCAGCATCACCATGGATCCCACAATACTCCGGGCCATCAGCATCACCATGGAGATCACTATAGCAAAAGTCATAGTCTGGGACATCCACCTGAATCGCATATTAACCAGCCCCATTCTAAAAATAATGATCTTGACCTTGACAACAACCCTCAGTTCCCTCCCTTCAGCAGTCCCCCTTCACCCAGGCAGCTGGAATGTCTTTCAAGGAAGGCGGGGTCACCAAGCATCACTAGCAGCCCTTCCAGTCATGATGAGGAAGAGACAAGCTTCACTGGCTCATCATTACATAAA GAAAAGGAACCCGAACATGGTAGAATCAA GAACCTTCAGGGGGAGAATGAAGTACTGCATCACAGTTTGCTGA
- the frmd8 gene encoding FERM domain-containing protein 8 → MDGDDCSFPPDSSDDHSQRGSVASSATLLRAQDVLVYISGDSAVHLTVEGLGSVSVQELGRSVREAVRIPDSAQDAFAFWLCSPLLELQLKARHQPYKLCRQWQDLLYRFTEASEEDISQDEPCLQYRRNVFYPKSKELQIEDEGVLRLLYEEARGNILTGRYPCDPEHWTGLGALSLALDEGTGLDGQQCSTTLRKKKLSSFLPAHVAMGTGGLLSTLRGKSNRQTELEQKLMEEYRKISPPAGNSAEPTQLLHQYLNTCHTLPYYGCAFFFGEIDKPAQGILQRAKRKAVNVGICLEGVYVMDVKEKHVLLGLHFNELSWDHSYPEEQGDSHILWLEFDGDEDGTPVNKLLKIYSKQAELMIGFIEFCVELKSVSEGGAAAEMDGEGGLSQQPAEEDGSNKSARGGRRGMLRRQSSVVCSRVHSLNTISYVDNGKEIKRLKPKRAASFFTRQVSAPSYSAVQVTENLEQG, encoded by the exons atggatggagacgACTGCAGTTTTCCTCCGGATTCATCAGATGATCACTCGCAAAGAGGAAGTGTTGCTTCTTCGGCAACACTTTTGCGTG cTCAAGATGTGCTCGTATACATCAGTGGGGACAGTGCCGTGCACTTAACGGTAGAAGGGCTCGGCAGTGTGTCCGTGCAGGAGTTGGGACGCAGCGTTCGCGAGGCGGTCCGTATTCCTGACTCTGCGCAGGATGCGTTTGCCTTTTGGCTTTGTTCTCCACTGCTTG AATTGCAGTTAAAGGCAAGACATCAACCATACAAACTGTGTCGGCAGTGGCAGGATTTGCTGTATCGCTTCACTGAGGCCTCAGAAGAAGATATCTCACAAG ATGAACCATGTCTCCAGTACCGTCGGAACGTCTTTTATCCTAAATCTAAAGAGCTGCAG ATAGAGGACGAGGGTGTGCTGAGGCTTCTGTACGAGGAGGCCAGGGGAAATATTCTGACGGGGCGCTACCCCTGCGACCCCGAGCACTGGACTGGTCTGGGAGCCTTGTCTCTCGCTCTCGATGAGGGAACCGGTCTTGACGGGCAACAATGTAGTACTACCTTGAG AAAGAAGAAGCTGTCTTCTTTTCTGCCTGCACATGTTGCCATGGGAACTGGAGGTTTGCTTTCCACTCTGAGAGGGAAGTCGAACCGTCAGACGGAGCTGGAACAGAAACTCATGGAGGAGTACAGAAAGATCAGCCCACCTGCTGGAAACTCTGCAGAGCCCACACAGCTCTTACACCAGTACCTCAACACATGTCACACTCTGCCTTATTACGG GTGCGCTTTCTTCTTTGGGGAAATTGACAAACCAGCACAAGGGATTCTGCAGAGGGCCAAACGCAAAGCTGTCAATGTCGGGATCTGCCTGGAGGGAGTTTATGTGATGGACGTCAAAGAGAAA CATGTGCTGCTTGGCCTGCATTTCAATGAGCTTTCCTGGGACCACAGCTACCCTGAGGAGCAGGGGGACTCGCACATTCTGTGGCTGGAGTTCGATGGAGATGAAGACGGCACTCCTGTCAACAAGTTGCTTAAGATCTACTCAAAACAG GCAGAGCTGATGATCGGCTTCATTGAGTTCTGTGTGGAGCTGAAGTCCGTGTCcgagggaggagctgcagcggaAATGGACGGTGAGGGGGGTCTGTCTCAGCAGCCTGCTGAGGAGGACGGCAGCAACAAGAGCGCACGAGGAGGACGCCGCGGGATGCTGCGCAGGCAAAGCAGCGTGGTGTGCAGTCGGGTGCACTCGCTTAATACAATCAGCTACGTGGACAATG GAAAAGAAATCAAACGCTTGAAGCCGAAAAGAGCTGCGTCCTTCTTCACCCGCCAGGTGTCTGCTCCCTCATACTCAGCTGTGCAAGTGACGGAGAATCTGGAGCAAGGTTAA